From Sulfurimonas sp., one genomic window encodes:
- a CDS encoding DUF808 domain-containing protein, translating into MATGIFLLLDDIAMLADDVAVASKVATQKTAAILGDDLAVNAQKATGFDQSRELAIIWAITKGSLKNKAIILPIAFILTALAPSLITLILILGALFLLYEGVEKIEEYLFHKKHEEKNEELLNSTKDTILEIEEQKIKSAILTDFILSIEIVVIALSSVATQPFTVQVSSTVIVALAATFGVYGFVAMIVRMDNVGFYLIEKGHEKSGDFLIDAMPKLIKTLAFVGTIAMMLVGGGILAHKVEFFHHYFIEDVPAVVNELLIGLIIGVIVLSVVKIFKAIKR; encoded by the coding sequence ATGGCAACAGGGATCTTTTTACTTTTAGACGATATCGCGATGTTAGCGGATGATGTTGCGGTTGCGAGTAAAGTTGCTACTCAAAAAACCGCGGCAATACTCGGAGATGATTTAGCCGTAAATGCGCAGAAAGCTACGGGGTTTGACCAATCACGAGAGTTGGCTATTATCTGGGCTATCACAAAAGGTTCACTAAAAAACAAGGCTATTATCTTGCCGATAGCATTTATTTTAACGGCTTTAGCACCTAGTTTAATTACATTAATTCTTATATTGGGTGCTCTCTTTTTGCTTTATGAGGGAGTTGAAAAGATAGAAGAGTATCTGTTTCATAAAAAGCATGAAGAGAAAAATGAGGAGTTGCTGAACTCAACTAAAGATACTATTTTAGAGATAGAGGAACAGAAGATAAAATCAGCGATATTAACAGACTTTATACTCTCTATAGAGATAGTAGTTATCGCACTTTCTTCCGTTGCAACTCAGCCTTTTACGGTTCAAGTTTCATCTACGGTAATTGTTGCATTGGCAGCTACTTTTGGTGTTTACGGTTTTGTTGCTATGATTGTAAGAATGGATAATGTCGGTTTTTATCTCATAGAAAAAGGGCATGAAAAAAGCGGCGATTTTCTTATAGACGCTATGCCAAAACTGATCAAAACTTTAGCATTTGTCGGAACGATTGCTATGATGCTAGTGGGTGGCGGTATACTTGCTCACAAAGTAGAGTTTTTTCATCACTACTTTATAGAGGATGTTCCTGCAGTAGTAAACGAGCTGCTTATCGGTTTAATTATAGGCGTTATAGTTTTATCGGTTGTAAAAATATTTAAGGCAATTAAAAGATGA
- a CDS encoding MATE family efflux transporter encodes MFSKLISNDTRKVFSIAIPSALKHLVDILQILIDMLMVGMVSISALAAVGMSMQFMMIINVLMTLYVVGGNALISRFIGQGRKKRASALLYSLGIFAAVLSVFVTIGGYFGSEYIYTMMGAEADVVEQGSLYFKIISLGIVVIFIDTLLYNALSAAGDTKNSLYIKLISSAINAFLNYLFIFGHFGFDAMGIEGAAYATVISYCFNVAAYYMLLKKPHSKLNIIPIIRAKDLVRAWHVGWSAALDRGVSSVSFLFFVAIIAAYGTVELAGYQVGLRIEGIAFMPGFGFAIAATALVGQSLGAKDKERAYNMGIISGRIAYIFMGSVGFILILFPEFLVGFFTKDKATIAVASYYLILVGLSQIPLAIMFVYSGALRGAGATKTTLKVNIVSLWIFRVIPSYIAYKMGYGIIAIFVIMNIETLIKGLIYVYIYKKRAWLDTKV; translated from the coding sequence ATTTTTTCAAAACTAATTTCAAACGATACACGCAAAGTATTTTCTATTGCAATCCCCTCTGCACTTAAGCATTTAGTAGATATTCTTCAGATACTCATCGATATGTTAATGGTCGGGATGGTGAGTATCTCGGCTCTTGCTGCCGTGGGTATGAGTATGCAGTTTATGATGATTATCAATGTTCTGATGACACTCTATGTAGTCGGCGGAAATGCTCTTATATCCCGTTTTATAGGGCAAGGAAGAAAAAAAAGAGCTTCTGCGCTTTTGTATTCGCTTGGGATTTTTGCCGCTGTTTTATCGGTTTTTGTTACAATCGGCGGCTACTTTGGAAGCGAATACATCTACACTATGATGGGTGCAGAGGCGGATGTTGTAGAACAAGGCTCACTCTATTTTAAGATAATTTCACTCGGAATCGTAGTTATCTTTATAGATACGCTTCTTTATAATGCACTCTCGGCTGCGGGAGATACCAAAAATTCACTTTATATAAAACTTATCTCATCGGCAATCAACGCTTTTTTAAATTATCTCTTTATTTTCGGTCATTTTGGTTTTGATGCTATGGGGATAGAGGGTGCCGCGTATGCAACGGTTATATCTTACTGTTTTAATGTCGCGGCGTACTATATGCTTCTAAAAAAACCGCACTCTAAGCTAAATATTATCCCCATAATCAGAGCTAAGGATTTGGTAAGAGCTTGGCATGTAGGGTGGAGTGCGGCGCTTGATCGGGGAGTTTCCAGTGTCTCATTTCTCTTTTTTGTAGCAATAATAGCCGCATACGGAACGGTAGAGCTTGCCGGTTATCAAGTCGGGCTTCGCATAGAGGGCATCGCTTTTATGCCCGGTTTTGGTTTTGCGATAGCCGCAACGGCGCTTGTGGGGCAGAGTCTGGGCGCAAAAGATAAAGAGAGAGCTTACAATATGGGAATTATAAGCGGACGAATCGCTTATATATTTATGGGAAGCGTGGGATTTATTCTCATCCTTTTTCCTGAGTTTTTGGTAGGTTTTTTTACCAAAGATAAAGCGACGATTGCTGTGGCATCGTACTATCTTATACTGGTCGGACTCTCTCAAATACCGCTTGCAATAATGTTTGTTTACTCGGGAGCATTAAGAGGAGCAGGTGCAACAAAAACTACGCTTAAAGTCAATATTGTTTCATTGTGGATTTTTAGAGTTATCCCATCTTATATAGCCTATAAAATGGGGTATGGAATTATCGCTATTTTTGTCATAATGAACATAGAGACACTTATAAAAGGTCTTATCTATGTCTACATATACAAAAAGAGAGCTTGGTTAGATACTAAGGTTTAG
- a CDS encoding MFS transporter, translating into MNEYINLIKSEPILRRLSSVQLISYFGAWFSNVAIYTLLLEMKVSAEVVAFTAMLHFLSGVIQAPFSGSIIDSMKPKKLMLILIIFEIFATLFLVFVNDISDLWLLYTLIFIKMAAASFYFTTEMSLLPKLLSGEKLQKANELHSIIWSFSYTLGMALSGFVVFWFGIKVAFILDASMFVIGFWLLYRLDIKVEFTKSQENLLQMMGDTFKYLKKTPYALHLMLMHAFVGLTAFDALVALMVDKYYASIIATSLALGLLHASRAVGLVIGPIILGKFINNKRLVYVFMLQALAVWLWAVLMRDFYLSIFASVIVGLFTTTLWSYTYTLLQKNIDAKYYGRIVAYNDMLFLSSAAFASFMIGFLATNNYSLEFITFLIGLGFVVGGVYFRWIVKTQTIQDIKS; encoded by the coding sequence ATGAATGAATATATAAATTTAATAAAATCAGAACCGATATTACGGCGATTATCTAGTGTACAGCTTATCTCGTATTTCGGTGCATGGTTTAGCAATGTAGCTATCTACACTCTTCTTTTAGAGATGAAAGTCAGTGCCGAAGTAGTGGCATTTACTGCGATGCTGCATTTTCTCTCGGGTGTTATTCAAGCTCCGTTTTCCGGTTCGATAATTGATAGCATGAAGCCAAAAAAACTTATGCTTATTTTAATAATATTTGAGATATTCGCAACTCTTTTTTTAGTTTTTGTAAATGATATTTCAGATTTATGGCTTTTATATACTCTTATATTTATAAAAATGGCGGCTGCCAGTTTTTATTTTACGACCGAGATGTCGCTTTTACCGAAACTGCTTAGCGGAGAGAAGCTGCAAAAGGCAAATGAACTTCACTCGATTATATGGTCGTTTTCATATACTTTAGGGATGGCACTTAGCGGATTTGTTGTTTTTTGGTTTGGAATAAAGGTAGCATTTATTCTTGATGCATCTATGTTTGTTATCGGTTTTTGGCTGCTTTATAGATTAGATATTAAAGTTGAATTTACTAAGAGTCAAGAGAATTTATTGCAGATGATGGGTGATACATTTAAGTATCTAAAAAAAACTCCGTATGCTCTTCATTTGATGTTGATGCATGCTTTTGTCGGTCTTACCGCTTTTGATGCTCTGGTTGCTTTAATGGTAGATAAGTACTACGCTTCAATCATTGCAACATCTTTAGCACTTGGGCTGTTGCATGCTTCAAGGGCAGTCGGATTGGTTATCGGACCTATAATTCTTGGCAAATTCATTAATAACAAAAGATTGGTATATGTTTTTATGTTGCAGGCATTAGCTGTCTGGTTATGGGCTGTTTTGATGAGAGATTTTTATTTGTCGATATTTGCAAGTGTCATTGTGGGACTTTTTACGACAACGCTGTGGTCATATACATATACGCTTCTTCAAAAAAACATTGATGCAAAATACTACGGCAGAATAGTGGCATATAACGATATGCTGTTTTTAAGTTCGGCCGCGTTTGCATCTTTTATGATTGGTTTTTTAGCTACAAATAATTACTCATTAGAGTTTATAACATTTTTGATAGGTTTAGGATTTGTTGTCGGAGGAGTCTATTTTCGTTGGATAGTAAAAACGCAAACTATTCAAGATATAAAAAGCTGA
- a CDS encoding flagellar protein FlaG codes for MDGIANVAKQQQTQMSAKEAQAAVTHTQQSHQPKQVDLVKEMQKESSSNTQKINSKEQVQDLVEQLNKALAPMNTNIKFGVDQQDVFYVSVIESETSKMIRRFPAEQAADFLPKMREVTGILFDSKG; via the coding sequence ATGGATGGCATAGCAAATGTTGCAAAACAACAACAAACTCAAATGAGTGCAAAAGAGGCTCAAGCGGCGGTTACGCATACTCAGCAGTCGCATCAGCCTAAACAGGTTGATTTGGTCAAGGAGATGCAAAAAGAGAGTTCAAGCAACACCCAAAAGATAAATTCAAAAGAACAAGTGCAAGATTTAGTGGAGCAACTAAACAAAGCCTTGGCTCCTATGAATACAAACATAAAATTTGGCGTTGATCAGCAAGATGTTTTTTATGTTTCTGTTATAGAGTCGGAGACAAGCAAAATGATAAGAAGATTTCCGGCAGAGCAAGCAGCAGATTTTTTACCGAAAATGCGAGAAGTAACCGGAATTCTCTTTGATTCAAAAGGGTAA
- a CDS encoding argininosuccinate synthase codes for MKKEVKKVVLAYSGGLDTSIILKWLKDVYNAEVVTFTADLGQGEEVEPARVKALAMGIKPENIFILDIKEEFVRDYVFPMFRANAIYEGEYLLGTSIARPLIAKKQIEIAKQVGADAVSHGATGKGNDQVRFELGYLALNPDITVIAPWREWDLNSRESLLAYAKEHGIEISQKHMDENGNPKVSPYSMDANLLHISYEGLHLENPNAEPEESMWLWTTSPENAPDAPEYITIEYKNGDPIAINGEAMSPATILKTLNTYGNKHGIGRADIVENRYVGMKSRGCYETPGGTIMLKAHRAIESITLDREAAHAKDEIMPKYAKLIYQGYWFSPEREMLQAAIDKTQEHVEGTVRLKLYKGNVSVVGRESKKTLFNPEYCTFEKDEVYNQKDAQGFIKLNALRFIIAGKARK; via the coding sequence ATGAAAAAAGAAGTTAAAAAAGTAGTTTTAGCATATTCAGGCGGGCTTGATACAAGTATTATATTAAAATGGCTAAAAGATGTTTATAATGCAGAAGTTGTAACTTTTACTGCCGATCTTGGTCAAGGCGAAGAGGTAGAACCTGCAAGAGTAAAAGCTTTGGCGATGGGGATTAAACCTGAAAATATTTTTATTTTAGATATCAAAGAAGAGTTTGTTAGAGATTATGTATTTCCTATGTTTCGCGCAAACGCTATTTATGAGGGCGAATACCTCCTTGGAACTTCGATAGCAAGACCGCTTATCGCAAAAAAACAGATAGAGATTGCAAAACAAGTTGGAGCCGACGCAGTAAGCCACGGAGCAACGGGCAAAGGAAATGATCAGGTAAGATTTGAACTCGGATATTTAGCACTCAATCCGGATATCACGGTAATCGCTCCATGGAGAGAGTGGGATTTAAACTCAAGAGAGTCGCTTCTAGCATACGCAAAAGAGCATGGCATTGAGATCTCTCAAAAACATATGGACGAAAACGGCAACCCGAAAGTTTCTCCATACTCTATGGACGCAAATCTTCTTCATATCTCTTACGAGGGACTTCATTTAGAAAATCCGAATGCCGAACCGGAAGAGTCTATGTGGCTTTGGACAACTTCACCCGAAAATGCTCCCGATGCTCCGGAGTACATCACTATAGAGTACAAAAACGGTGACCCGATTGCGATAAACGGCGAAGCGATGAGTCCGGCAACAATCCTTAAAACACTCAATACATACGGCAACAAACATGGAATAGGTCGAGCCGATATCGTTGAAAACAGATATGTCGGTATGAAAAGCCGCGGATGTTATGAAACTCCGGGCGGAACAATTATGCTAAAAGCTCACCGTGCGATTGAGTCTATCACGCTAGATCGTGAAGCGGCACATGCAAAAGATGAGATTATGCCAAAATATGCAAAACTCATCTATCAAGGGTATTGGTTCAGTCCTGAGAGAGAAATGCTTCAAGCGGCAATCGACAAAACACAAGAGCATGTAGAGGGTACGGTGAGACTTAAACTCTATAAAGGAAATGTTAGCGTGGTTGGAAGAGAGTCTAAAAAAACACTCTTCAATCCTGAATACTGTACATTTGAAAAAGATGAAGTTTATAACCAAAAAGATGCTCAAGGTTTTATTAAACTCAATGCTCTAAGATTTATCATTGCGGGAAAAGCTAGAAAATAG